From Parasphaerochaeta coccoides DSM 17374, a single genomic window includes:
- the ptsP gene encoding phosphoenolpyruvate--protein phosphotransferase, which translates to MHSVDGKGISSGVAMGPGIVWRKTDSLGVSHASSLSVEAELIRFEKGLEDARKEIERTFRMAVDTAGEDHAQVFSIHLMMLEDDDFLSSVSSAIRSGATAEHAVWHTAEALAAEFAALDSEYMRARKDDILDIGRVLVSRLTGKTDMIPESAIPFILITSDLSPSETMSMDRKKIMAIVLEEGSVTSHAAILARSLGIPCIISARGACSAVLESERVIVDGEAGTMIVNPDEEMTGRYEKRIHAQKSEDQELRSIGKRKAVTKDGRHVPVFANIGSPEEVDEALSYGAEGVGLFRTEFLFMKRSAPPSEDEQVEAYRKVLEGMGDKKVVIRTLDFGADKQVSYLPTKKEENPALGLRAIRLCLTHKEMFITQLRALGRASVFGNLRIMIPMVSRLDEIIQTKELFEYVRMDLRKEGIAVRDSIPFGIMVETPAAAVLSAELAEHVDFFSIGTNDLTQYVLAADRMNEDVASWYDVENPAVMSLIRQTVANAKARSITVSICGEAAGNPVLAEKFLRMGVDELSMSSALIPQAKRAICGLNLKGNA; encoded by the coding sequence ATGCATTCAGTTGATGGAAAAGGAATATCTTCCGGAGTCGCCATGGGGCCTGGTATTGTGTGGCGCAAGACAGATTCCCTTGGGGTTTCTCATGCGTCATCCCTTTCTGTGGAAGCAGAGCTGATTCGCTTTGAAAAAGGATTGGAGGATGCCCGAAAAGAAATCGAGCGAACTTTCCGCATGGCTGTGGATACAGCGGGAGAAGATCATGCACAGGTGTTTTCCATACATCTGATGATGCTGGAGGATGATGACTTTCTTTCCTCTGTTTCATCTGCCATCAGATCCGGAGCAACGGCAGAACATGCTGTCTGGCATACGGCGGAAGCTCTTGCCGCGGAGTTTGCGGCGCTTGATTCCGAGTACATGAGGGCACGGAAAGACGATATTTTGGATATTGGCAGGGTGTTGGTTTCCCGCTTGACAGGGAAGACGGACATGATTCCGGAGAGCGCCATTCCTTTTATCCTCATAACATCAGACCTGTCTCCGAGTGAAACAATGAGCATGGATCGCAAAAAAATCATGGCAATTGTCCTTGAAGAAGGGTCAGTTACTTCCCATGCTGCCATTCTCGCACGTTCATTGGGAATACCCTGTATCATTTCCGCGCGGGGAGCCTGCTCAGCCGTCCTTGAATCAGAGCGTGTGATTGTAGATGGAGAGGCCGGGACTATGATTGTCAATCCTGATGAAGAAATGACAGGGCGGTATGAAAAACGTATCCACGCCCAGAAGAGTGAAGATCAGGAGTTGCGAAGCATAGGAAAACGTAAGGCAGTGACCAAGGATGGCAGACATGTTCCTGTTTTTGCCAATATCGGTTCTCCTGAAGAAGTGGATGAGGCTCTATCTTACGGCGCGGAAGGAGTCGGACTGTTCAGGACTGAATTTCTGTTCATGAAAAGGTCGGCTCCTCCGTCAGAGGACGAACAAGTCGAAGCCTACAGAAAAGTCCTTGAAGGCATGGGAGACAAGAAGGTCGTCATACGGACTTTGGATTTCGGGGCGGATAAACAGGTCTCCTATCTCCCCACGAAGAAGGAAGAAAACCCGGCATTGGGGTTGCGTGCAATCCGTCTCTGCCTGACCCATAAGGAAATGTTCATCACTCAGCTCCGCGCCTTGGGCAGGGCGTCCGTCTTTGGCAATCTCAGGATAATGATTCCAATGGTTTCGCGGCTTGATGAGATTATACAAACGAAGGAATTGTTTGAGTACGTAAGAATGGATTTGAGAAAAGAAGGGATTGCCGTCCGTGACTCCATTCCTTTCGGAATCATGGTGGAGACTCCGGCGGCAGCGGTATTGAGCGCGGAACTGGCCGAGCATGTTGATTTCTTCAGCATAGGGACAAATGATTTGACGCAGTATGTTCTGGCAGCCGACAGAATGAATGAAGATGTGGCATCCTGGTACGATGTTGAAAATCCTGCTGTCATGTCCTTAATAAGACAGACTGTCGCCAATGCGAAAGCCCGTTCCATTACCGTGAGTATCTGTGGAGAAGCGGCGGGTAATCCAGTCCTGGCAGAAAAATTCCTGCGCATGGGGGTTGATGAACTGTCAATGTCTTCAGCCCTTATTCCCCAGGCGAAGCGGGCGATATGCGGCTTGAACCTGAAAGGGAACGCATGA
- a CDS encoding YhfT family protein, with product MVIQYITIALMGALASVLSNTGVAVFNDGFRPILPEYLEGRMDRKALAATSFAISFGLVIGFGIPVSLTSTIILIHSILLGTDIIGTFCGKGKKGMIIAGGLGALYGVGLVAGLQFIVDLFSKLPINFLGSLGQVSTPITIAFAIFPAVAVALEYGLKKGILTAGVTLLIRQIVTVFGSFPMGEYTISLNKDGMALLAGMVFLVVYAVRDKEGAGTTNEQLVAVFSEKVSRIRKNIPYLAVMGGLVACATSLSIVAGDPISLGLAANGELGNAAMTALARAIGFIPLIATTAITTGVYGPVGMTFVFVIGFLVRNPIIALILGAGIIVLEVLLLTYIAKLLDKFPGVRKCGDNIRTAMSRVLEIALLIGGMMAAQAIAPGFGLFVIIGMYLLNKFAKKPIVELAIGPIGAIAVGILVNILHIIGLYPV from the coding sequence ATGGTCATTCAGTATATCACCATAGCATTAATGGGAGCGTTGGCATCGGTGCTCTCGAATACTGGAGTAGCAGTATTCAATGATGGTTTTCGTCCGATACTTCCTGAATACCTGGAAGGGAGGATGGACAGGAAAGCCCTTGCGGCAACATCCTTTGCAATCAGCTTCGGACTTGTAATCGGATTTGGAATCCCCGTCTCGCTGACTTCGACAATCATCCTCATCCATAGCATCTTGCTGGGGACGGATATCATTGGCACTTTCTGCGGAAAGGGCAAGAAAGGCATGATCATCGCCGGTGGTCTGGGCGCGTTATATGGAGTCGGTCTTGTCGCTGGGTTGCAATTCATTGTTGATCTTTTTTCCAAGCTGCCGATTAATTTCCTTGGCTCCCTTGGACAGGTCAGCACTCCGATTACCATTGCGTTCGCAATTTTCCCCGCAGTAGCCGTTGCATTGGAATATGGTCTCAAGAAGGGTATTCTTACAGCGGGCGTGACACTTCTTATCCGCCAGATAGTCACGGTTTTCGGATCGTTCCCCATGGGCGAGTATACGATATCCCTGAACAAGGACGGAATGGCTTTGCTCGCCGGCATGGTTTTCCTGGTTGTGTATGCAGTCCGGGATAAGGAAGGCGCGGGAACGACTAACGAACAGCTTGTCGCCGTATTCAGTGAGAAAGTATCACGCATCCGCAAGAACATCCCATATCTTGCTGTCATGGGCGGTCTTGTCGCCTGTGCGACGAGCCTTTCCATTGTAGCCGGTGATCCTATCAGCTTGGGTCTTGCGGCAAATGGAGAGCTGGGAAATGCAGCTATGACGGCGCTGGCACGTGCGATTGGCTTCATCCCGTTGATAGCCACGACTGCGATTACCACGGGCGTATATGGTCCGGTAGGAATGACCTTTGTATTCGTAATAGGTTTCCTTGTACGTAATCCAATCATTGCCCTCATTCTTGGTGCTGGAATCATTGTCCTTGAAGTCCTGCTGCTCACTTACATAGCAAAGTTGCTTGACAAGTTCCCAGGGGTACGGAAATGCGGTGACAACATAAGGACCGCCATGAGTCGCGTCTTGGAAATTGCCTTGCTGATCGGCGGTATGATGGCTGCCCAGGCAATTGCTCCGGGATTCGGACTCTTTGTCATCATTGGAATGTATTTGCTGAACAAGTTTGCAAAGAAACCTATTGTTGAACTTGCCATTGGACCTATCGGCGCAATTGCCGTAGGAATCCTTGTGAACATCCTTCATATCATTGGCTTATACCCGGTGTGA
- a CDS encoding phosphopentomutase, which yields MIIVLDGFGVGQMPDVPQVRPQDIGSDTWGHILDALPEIKLPVLEQLGLMNITGRESENMKISPSAIYGKGTLTHHGADTFFGHQEIVGTKYRTPFSEPFKNKIDTVRSVLQEKGYRVREYAGEKEKILIVNDAVTVADNIECDPGQAFNVTGALDFISFEEELKIGRLVRSVSLVPRVITFGGRNTSLEKILSALEEHDNGYIGINAPESGVYDNDYHCVHMGYGVNPDVQAPSIIGRAGLPSILLGKAADVIQNPFGHSFSIVETEAVLDKMIEVIQTYPEGFICCNVQETDLSGHQESVEKYARILRLADRKIGEIIRLMDHGDILVVMADHGNDPTIGHPHHTREYVPLMIHCAGFHPGCIGIRKTLSDVGATATDYFKLSPTENGTSFLQQLQKF from the coding sequence ATGATCATAGTTCTGGATGGTTTCGGAGTAGGCCAGATGCCTGATGTCCCACAGGTCAGACCGCAGGACATAGGATCAGATACATGGGGTCATATTCTTGACGCATTGCCTGAAATCAAACTTCCCGTCTTGGAGCAGCTTGGCCTGATGAACATAACGGGACGGGAGAGTGAGAACATGAAAATCAGTCCTTCAGCCATCTATGGAAAAGGAACACTCACTCATCATGGCGCTGACACGTTCTTCGGACATCAGGAAATTGTGGGCACGAAGTATAGGACACCTTTCAGCGAGCCGTTCAAGAATAAAATTGATACGGTGCGCAGTGTTCTTCAGGAGAAGGGATATCGCGTCAGGGAATACGCCGGAGAGAAGGAAAAGATATTGATTGTCAACGATGCGGTGACAGTAGCGGACAACATTGAATGTGATCCAGGCCAAGCGTTCAATGTGACGGGTGCTTTGGATTTTATTTCCTTTGAAGAAGAACTGAAGATAGGTCGTCTGGTACGCAGTGTATCCCTTGTTCCCCGTGTCATCACTTTCGGGGGGAGAAATACATCGTTGGAGAAAATACTTTCTGCTCTTGAGGAACATGACAACGGTTATATAGGCATAAACGCACCGGAGTCCGGAGTATACGACAATGATTATCATTGCGTTCATATGGGGTACGGGGTAAATCCTGATGTCCAGGCTCCTTCAATCATAGGCCGCGCGGGGCTGCCGTCAATTCTCCTTGGGAAAGCCGCCGATGTCATTCAGAATCCTTTCGGCCATAGTTTTTCCATAGTCGAGACGGAAGCTGTCCTGGACAAGATGATTGAAGTGATCCAGACATATCCTGAAGGTTTCATCTGTTGCAATGTCCAGGAAACAGATTTGTCGGGACATCAGGAAAGCGTGGAAAAGTATGCCCGGATACTTCGTCTGGCGGATCGGAAGATAGGCGAAATCATACGTCTCATGGATCATGGGGATATTCTGGTCGTGATGGCTGACCATGGTAATGACCCTACCATAGGGCATCCTCATCATACGCGTGAATATGTTCCTCTCATGATTCATTGCGCGGGCTTCCATCCCGGCTGCATAGGTATACGGAAGACATTATCTGATGTTGGCGCGACCGCCACAGATTATTTCAAACTTTCTCCTACGGAGAACGGAACCAGTTTCTTACAGCAGCTACAGAAATTTTGA
- a CDS encoding aminotransferase class V-fold PLP-dependent enzyme, whose product MKTYPLESMSLEDAKRLQFHIVDCACRHFSGKELLSAGDFGIDPSSHGPRQTRRVEKAIAAIFGAEDAVLVRGAGTGAIRYALGSMLPDTGVLLLHDAPVYPTTQDTLATMKAETVTVDFNDKDALMSVLRARTNITTALVQVTRQKPDDSYDAHDVISCIKAADKRIAILTDDNYAVFKIPLIGCQGSCQEGADVSCFSSFKLLGPEGVGIVVGRQEYVRLIRSRCYSGGSQVQGPEAMEVLRGFVYAPVSFAIQAEVTDEILRRLNAGEVHGVRKAFIANAQSRVILVEFEENIADKLLETAEKYGVAPYPVGSESKYEFAPMFYRVSGTFREACVGMEKNTIRINPMRSGADTVLRILTESLSTVLKDKE is encoded by the coding sequence ATGAAGACGTACCCATTGGAATCCATGTCCCTTGAAGATGCAAAACGTCTCCAGTTCCATATAGTGGACTGTGCCTGTCGTCATTTTTCCGGGAAAGAATTGTTGTCAGCAGGTGATTTCGGGATTGACCCTTCATCCCACGGCCCCCGTCAGACTCGGCGGGTAGAAAAGGCTATAGCCGCCATCTTCGGTGCGGAGGATGCGGTTCTGGTCAGAGGGGCTGGGACTGGCGCAATCCGGTATGCGCTCGGTTCCATGCTGCCGGACACCGGTGTCCTGTTGCTCCACGATGCTCCTGTCTATCCTACGACGCAGGACACGTTGGCAACCATGAAAGCGGAGACGGTCACCGTTGATTTCAACGACAAGGATGCCCTCATGTCCGTACTTCGCGCCAGGACAAACATAACGACCGCGCTTGTACAGGTCACGCGTCAGAAACCGGATGATTCCTATGATGCGCATGATGTCATCTCATGCATCAAAGCCGCTGACAAGCGAATTGCAATCCTTACCGATGATAACTATGCAGTCTTCAAAATTCCTTTGATAGGCTGCCAGGGAAGCTGCCAGGAAGGGGCGGATGTTTCTTGTTTCTCCAGCTTCAAACTGTTGGGGCCGGAAGGGGTGGGCATTGTCGTCGGTCGTCAGGAATATGTCCGGCTCATCCGTTCCCGGTGCTATTCCGGCGGAAGCCAGGTTCAAGGACCTGAAGCAATGGAGGTACTCCGGGGATTCGTTTATGCGCCTGTTTCCTTTGCTATTCAGGCGGAAGTGACTGATGAGATACTCCGCAGGCTCAATGCGGGGGAAGTCCACGGGGTGAGGAAAGCATTCATTGCCAACGCCCAGTCACGAGTCATACTTGTTGAATTTGAAGAAAATATTGCTGATAAGCTCCTGGAAACCGCGGAAAAATATGGCGTGGCGCCATATCCCGTGGGAAGTGAGTCAAAATATGAGTTTGCTCCGATGTTCTACCGAGTGTCCGGTACATTCCGTGAAGCCTGTGTGGGCATGGAAAAGAACACGATTCGCATAAACCCCATGAGATCCGGCGCTGATACGGTTCTCCGCATTCTGACGGAGTCGCTCTCTACTGTCCTGAAAGACAAGGAATGA
- a CDS encoding amidase family protein → MNSSRTAMYAQKTFLALKNPYSSVDEVHPAILADFGRIMEDEDVRYVGVKNRVQIPPTLMSKLRKGGSYRLHTLDVASHGGRAIDIFLRNPVTGRPMTGSSSGTAINVRIGINDIGIGTDGGGSVLAPALCLNLYACISPLIESEWLSRFSRTSTDGISFRPSVGFITRDYDELLRVVSCVLDLDMADMEKNTREMASVFPVPESSDTSDRDGSSVLVMESFAKEKFHSLSCPDVYDSRMPLIEFLKDVLPTCDAIIAHEGPVDVAGFGDSVFGHWDARTRILQRAGKKGLLRVVTMAGASAIAVPSHEFASGIVLICESTPEKIARMLCAARLFVVPEDDMTALYISNPAHYFPVGFNDVSEDYFIPAGERK, encoded by the coding sequence ATGAACAGTAGCCGTACGGCCATGTATGCACAAAAGACTTTTCTTGCTTTGAAGAATCCTTATTCCTCCGTGGATGAGGTACATCCGGCCATCCTGGCGGATTTTGGAAGAATCATGGAGGATGAGGATGTCAGGTATGTCGGAGTGAAGAACCGTGTGCAAATTCCTCCCACTCTCATGTCAAAGTTGAGAAAGGGAGGATCGTACAGGCTGCATACTTTAGATGTTGCCAGCCATGGAGGGCGGGCTATTGATATTTTCCTTCGCAATCCTGTCACCGGCAGGCCAATGACAGGATCTTCAAGCGGCACTGCCATCAATGTCCGTATTGGCATCAATGACATAGGAATTGGTACGGACGGAGGAGGATCTGTCCTTGCCCCTGCGCTATGCTTGAACCTGTATGCGTGCATCAGTCCTTTGATAGAATCAGAATGGCTGTCGCGTTTTTCCCGAACTTCGACGGATGGTATATCATTCCGTCCCTCGGTAGGATTCATCACGAGGGATTATGATGAACTGCTTCGTGTTGTCTCATGTGTCCTTGACCTCGATATGGCAGACATGGAAAAGAACACCAGGGAAATGGCTTCTGTCTTTCCTGTTCCGGAATCCTCTGACACCTCTGACAGGGACGGGAGTTCAGTTTTGGTAATGGAAAGTTTCGCGAAAGAAAAATTCCATTCTCTCTCCTGTCCCGATGTATATGATTCGCGGATGCCTCTCATTGAGTTCTTGAAGGATGTGCTGCCGACATGTGACGCCATCATCGCCCATGAAGGGCCGGTGGATGTCGCTGGGTTCGGAGACTCTGTTTTCGGGCATTGGGACGCAAGAACCCGGATTCTGCAACGGGCAGGGAAAAAGGGACTGCTCCGTGTCGTTACCATGGCAGGAGCATCCGCCATTGCTGTGCCTTCCCATGAATTTGCTTCCGGGATTGTTCTCATCTGTGAATCAACGCCGGAGAAAATTGCCAGGATGTTGTGTGCCGCCCGCTTATTCGTAGTTCCTGAGGATGATATGACAGCTTTGTACATATCCAATCCCGCGCACTATTTTCCCGTGGGTTTCAACGATGTCAGTGAAGATTATTTCATTCCGGCAGGAGAAAGAAAATGA
- the yhfZ gene encoding GntR family transcriptional regulator YhfZ: MLKKKLMNKVGIATQQVAAAFCGLEKGDRIMTVEEMSRQFNASRGTIQTTLSFLQQEGAIKLQPRGSLGTFITDLNLSLLLDICDMNSLVGVMPLPYSKRYEGLATGISTSMNKGKMRTSLVFSRGADNRLEGILEQRYDFAVVSRLAAEHYVEKQYPIVIAHNFGPHTYVDQHALVTCRNGVNLKAQDFSNCRIGVDEASTDQRILSHRFFRDTQVTYVPIVYNQVIPALKGNDIDATIWNADALDARKNGIFSFPLEQISQDDTEAAIIHLAGKPFISRILAELLNPDEVLEYQKKVMAGACMPQY; the protein is encoded by the coding sequence GTGCTGAAGAAGAAGTTGATGAATAAAGTCGGAATTGCCACCCAACAGGTTGCGGCGGCTTTCTGCGGTCTGGAAAAAGGGGATCGTATCATGACCGTAGAGGAGATGTCCCGACAGTTCAATGCTTCACGGGGAACAATTCAGACGACTCTTTCATTCCTGCAACAGGAAGGGGCAATAAAGCTCCAACCACGAGGAAGCCTTGGAACCTTCATTACGGATCTCAATCTTTCGCTCCTCCTTGACATATGTGACATGAATTCACTGGTCGGCGTCATGCCGTTGCCCTATTCAAAAAGATATGAAGGTCTTGCTACAGGCATAAGTACTTCCATGAACAAAGGAAAAATGCGAACGTCCCTTGTTTTCTCACGCGGTGCTGATAATCGGCTTGAAGGAATCCTGGAGCAGAGATATGACTTTGCGGTGGTCTCCCGCCTTGCCGCCGAGCATTATGTAGAAAAACAGTACCCCATTGTCATTGCGCATAATTTTGGTCCGCATACGTATGTTGATCAGCATGCCCTGGTGACGTGCAGGAACGGAGTGAATCTGAAAGCGCAGGATTTTTCAAACTGTCGCATTGGTGTCGATGAAGCATCTACGGATCAGAGGATACTGTCACATCGTTTCTTTCGTGATACCCAGGTAACATATGTCCCCATAGTATACAACCAGGTTATTCCTGCCCTTAAGGGAAATGATATTGACGCCACCATTTGGAATGCCGATGCCCTGGATGCCAGGAAGAATGGAATCTTCTCATTCCCTCTGGAACAAATTAGTCAGGATGATACTGAAGCAGCCATAATCCACCTGGCCGGAAAACCATTCATATCACGTATCCTCGCAGAATTGCTGAATCCTGACGAGGTGTTGGAATACCAGAAAAAAGTCATGGCAGGTGCATGCATGCCTCAGTACTAA
- a CDS encoding alanine racemase: MFLNKVMELNPSLVDAAIFFHKKGELLPDTYVIDMDRLALNAENLKKTADAESVSLYFMLKQVGHNPVIARLLTDMGYAGAVAVDYREALEYVDQGIPLGNVGHLVQTPKATLPKILSARPEIMTIYSLEKAQEIEHICSHLHMEQQVMLRVMDNGDICLPGQTGGFSLASLPEVVSSLRKLPHVHIAGVTAFPCFLYDEKRGTIFPTHNSSTVVKAAAWLRDRGIPVSQVNLPSATCSDTIPLIHQIGGTHGEPGHGLTGTTPLHAEKNCAEIPGIVYVSEVSHTEGGMSFCYGGGHYRRSHMRLALVGDTRESRVVPVRPPAEENIDYYFTLEGLHPVSESVIMSFRTQMFVTRSSVALMTGLSQGMPRISGIFTSSGQKIRGRE, encoded by the coding sequence ATGTTCCTCAACAAAGTCATGGAGTTGAATCCAAGTCTGGTCGATGCCGCGATTTTCTTTCATAAAAAAGGGGAGCTTCTCCCTGATACGTATGTGATTGACATGGACAGGCTTGCCCTTAATGCTGAAAACCTCAAGAAAACAGCTGACGCCGAGTCTGTCTCGCTTTATTTCATGCTCAAGCAGGTGGGACATAACCCCGTCATTGCCCGTCTTCTGACAGACATGGGCTATGCCGGAGCTGTGGCTGTGGACTATCGGGAAGCTCTTGAGTATGTAGACCAGGGAATCCCGCTTGGGAATGTCGGGCATCTTGTGCAGACTCCGAAGGCAACGCTTCCGAAGATTCTTTCCGCCCGTCCTGAGATAATGACCATATATTCACTGGAAAAGGCTCAGGAAATCGAACATATATGCTCGCACCTTCATATGGAGCAGCAGGTGATGCTGCGGGTCATGGATAATGGAGATATCTGCCTTCCCGGACAGACTGGCGGTTTTTCGCTTGCAAGCCTGCCGGAAGTGGTAAGTTCGCTGCGTAAGCTCCCCCATGTCCATATTGCCGGTGTAACGGCTTTCCCCTGTTTCTTATATGACGAAAAGCGCGGGACAATCTTTCCTACGCATAATTCCTCCACTGTAGTGAAAGCCGCAGCCTGGTTACGGGACAGGGGAATTCCTGTCTCCCAAGTCAATCTTCCCAGTGCCACATGCTCCGACACCATTCCTCTCATACATCAGATTGGAGGGACACATGGCGAACCTGGTCATGGCTTGACCGGGACTACGCCCTTGCATGCGGAAAAAAACTGTGCGGAAATTCCTGGCATCGTCTATGTCAGTGAGGTTTCCCATACGGAGGGCGGAATGTCCTTCTGTTATGGAGGAGGTCATTACCGGCGTTCCCATATGCGGCTTGCCTTGGTTGGTGACACACGTGAAAGCCGTGTGGTTCCCGTCCGTCCTCCGGCAGAGGAGAACATAGATTACTATTTCACGCTGGAAGGACTCCATCCTGTTTCTGAGAGCGTCATCATGTCTTTCCGTACACAGATGTTTGTCACCAGAAGCTCGGTAGCTCTCATGACCGGCCTGTCACAGGGAATGCCGCGCATTTCGGGGATATTCACTTCATCGGGGCAAAAAATTCGGGGCAGGGAATGA
- a CDS encoding phosphotriesterase family protein has protein sequence MNNDVFPCVYAHEHTTIDLSGVKKTDDCRLDEKEQTIAEFSRLRELGVSTIIDMTNKGMGRNVMYVEEVARRTSLNILHGTGYYKEPFLPEEAYELDEPSIAAMMIRELTQGIDDTSVKASFIGEIGTDRNAISDLEKKIFRAASKAHLETGAAIATHTTLGTLGMEQVALFKTMRVDLSHVVISHVDLSGDFEYMVRLMDEGVTIAFDTIGKENYMPDEKRKDWLVTLCARGYSGQIVMSMDITRKSQFKANGGLGYSYLLETFVPLLVEAGINKADLKKMLHDNPKRVYRFEEN, from the coding sequence ATGAATAATGATGTTTTTCCTTGTGTATATGCTCATGAACATACGACGATAGACCTTTCAGGAGTCAAGAAAACCGATGATTGCAGACTGGATGAAAAAGAACAGACCATAGCGGAATTTTCCAGGCTGCGGGAGCTGGGGGTTTCCACCATCATAGACATGACGAATAAGGGAATGGGTCGTAATGTCATGTATGTGGAGGAAGTAGCCCGGAGGACGTCACTGAACATCCTCCATGGTACAGGGTATTACAAGGAGCCATTCCTGCCGGAAGAAGCGTATGAACTTGATGAGCCTTCCATTGCCGCCATGATGATCCGTGAGTTGACACAAGGGATTGACGACACTTCTGTCAAAGCATCTTTCATAGGGGAAATAGGTACGGACAGGAACGCCATTTCAGACTTGGAAAAGAAAATATTCCGCGCGGCATCGAAAGCTCACCTGGAAACTGGCGCGGCCATCGCGACACATACGACGCTCGGTACCTTGGGGATGGAACAGGTGGCTTTGTTCAAGACCATGCGCGTTGACCTGTCCCATGTGGTCATCAGTCATGTAGACCTGTCCGGAGATTTTGAATACATGGTCAGGCTTATGGATGAGGGAGTCACTATTGCGTTCGATACAATCGGTAAAGAAAATTACATGCCTGACGAGAAACGGAAGGACTGGTTGGTCACGTTGTGTGCGCGTGGCTATTCAGGACAGATTGTCATGTCAATGGATATAACGCGCAAGTCGCAGTTTAAAGCCAATGGAGGGCTTGGGTATTCTTACTTGCTTGAAACCTTCGTTCCTCTGCTGGTGGAAGCGGGAATCAATAAGGCTGATCTCAAGAAGATGCTTCATGATAACCCAAAAAGGGTCTATAGGTTCGAGGAGAACTGA
- a CDS encoding PRD domain-containing protein gives MDITTRMDLLLDSGVLSARNYKVVKDVIAHFSRAHGVTLTEENGAGFITHLCIALERTGKGEAVQPLASEVLEESQSEPEYPRARFLVEDIVRFIPELPETEKDYLCVHVGVLLSKLQDS, from the coding sequence ATGGACATCACTACGCGCATGGATCTGCTTCTGGACTCAGGAGTTCTTTCTGCCAGGAATTACAAGGTAGTCAAGGATGTCATTGCCCATTTCTCCCGTGCCCATGGGGTAACGCTTACAGAAGAAAATGGGGCGGGCTTCATCACTCATCTGTGCATTGCGCTGGAAAGAACAGGGAAGGGAGAGGCGGTACAACCTTTGGCATCTGAAGTCCTGGAGGAGAGCCAGTCTGAACCTGAGTACCCACGGGCACGGTTTTTGGTAGAAGACATTGTGCGTTTCATTCCGGAGTTGCCGGAAACAGAGAAAGACTATCTATGCGTACACGTCGGCGTCTTGCTTTCCAAGCTACAGGATTCTTGA
- a CDS encoding DUF2620 domain-containing protein, whose amino-acid sequence MKKIVVGGQMDKQEIAILARKIAGDRATVEIKSDIDAAMAIRTGAADIYLGACSTGGGGALALAIAILGLGSCCTVSMPGSIKSDEEIKKEVEAGKKAFGFTAQDIGKVVPIILSYAL is encoded by the coding sequence ATGAAGAAGATTGTGGTCGGAGGACAGATGGATAAACAGGAGATCGCCATTCTGGCAAGGAAAATTGCCGGCGACAGGGCGACCGTTGAAATAAAAAGCGACATTGATGCGGCCATGGCAATCAGGACAGGAGCTGCCGACATATACCTGGGAGCTTGTAGCACCGGGGGTGGAGGAGCTCTCGCCTTGGCTATAGCCATCTTGGGACTGGGTTCATGCTGTACTGTGTCCATGCCGGGGAGCATCAAGAGTGACGAAGAAATAAAAAAGGAGGTTGAAGCAGGTAAAAAAGCATTTGGGTTTACTGCTCAAGACATTGGGAAAGTAGTTCCAATCATTCTTTCATATGCATTGTGA
- a CDS encoding HPr family phosphocarrier protein: MKNFTHTVTVENGLHARPAGQVVAFAKSLSSDVTISAKGKSADLKKLFSLMKLDIQKGEVITVSLEGEHEESDCQALETYCQQNM, translated from the coding sequence ATGAAGAATTTCACACATACGGTTACGGTTGAAAACGGGCTTCACGCCAGACCCGCAGGGCAGGTGGTAGCATTCGCCAAGAGTCTTTCCTCTGATGTGACGATTTCGGCGAAAGGGAAAAGCGCTGATTTGAAAAAACTTTTTTCCTTGATGAAACTTGATATCCAGAAAGGGGAGGTCATTACAGTCTCCCTGGAAGGAGAGCATGAGGAGAGTGACTGCCAGGCATTGGAGACATATTGCCAGCAAAACATGTGA